A single Brevundimonas sp. M20 DNA region contains:
- a CDS encoding retropepsin-like aspartic protease, giving the protein MAATLAWGRSSGAPAQAPDEPAAIPLLANLFTRVAASVTINDHGPFTFVIDTGAGRTSIADTLAGRLRLPVMEPVTVHGITAATRTDSVHVNRIFLSGLGFRDLRCPILPADQLGADGLLGLDVLGRYRLGFNVDRRSATLNGRGARILMGGADMNTGTRLQRNGVRSVRGRFGQLLLTRTLVDGVETAAFIDSGAQYSIGNEALRQAITTRRANVPRPYRQILLYGVTGQSLPADIARVEDIRLGWSRLGQTPLLFADLHCFRTLELADRPALLVGADLLGRFRRVTLDFPGNTIAFEGLRRQTTRTIEDELGA; this is encoded by the coding sequence TTGGCCGCCACCCTGGCGTGGGGCAGGTCCTCTGGCGCCCCCGCGCAGGCGCCGGACGAACCGGCCGCAATCCCGCTTCTGGCCAATCTGTTCACTCGCGTGGCTGCGTCCGTGACCATCAATGATCACGGACCCTTCACCTTCGTCATCGACACGGGCGCAGGCCGGACGTCGATCGCCGACACCCTTGCCGGGCGACTGCGTCTACCGGTGATGGAGCCCGTGACCGTTCACGGGATCACTGCCGCGACCCGGACCGACAGCGTCCACGTGAACCGGATTTTTCTGAGCGGTCTGGGTTTCCGCGATCTGCGCTGCCCGATCTTGCCGGCAGACCAATTGGGGGCCGATGGTCTGCTGGGACTGGACGTTCTGGGACGCTACCGACTGGGCTTCAATGTGGACCGCCGCTCGGCCACCCTGAACGGGCGAGGCGCCCGCATACTGATGGGCGGCGCCGACATGAACACCGGCACGAGGCTCCAGAGAAACGGCGTGCGTTCCGTCCGCGGTCGCTTCGGGCAACTGCTTCTGACCCGGACTCTGGTCGACGGGGTGGAGACCGCCGCCTTTATCGATAGCGGCGCCCAGTACTCCATCGGGAATGAGGCCCTGCGGCAGGCCATCACGACACGGCGCGCGAACGTACCCCGCCCGTATCGCCAGATCCTGCTCTATGGCGTCACCGGCCAGAGCCTGCCGGCTGATATCGCACGTGTGGAGGATATTCGTCTGGGCTGGTCAAGACTCGGCCAGACGCCCCTGCTGTTCGCCGACCTGCATTGCTTCCGGACGCTGGAACTGGCCGACCGGCCCGCCCTGCTGGTGGGGGCGGACCTTCTGGGTCGGTTCCGGCGAGTCACACTCGACTTCCCCGGCAACACCATCGCCTTCGAGGGCCTTCGCCGTCAGACGACGCGGACTATCGAGGACGAACTCGGGGCCTGA
- the fsa gene encoding fructose-6-phosphate aldolase, with the protein MKLFLDTAEVAVIKDLLPTGMVDGVTTNPSLIAKSGRNIAEVIAEICALVEGPISAEAVATDYETMVKEGDKLAAIAPNVVVKLPLTWDGLRAARNFSDKGIKTNVTLCFSAAQAMLAAKAGATFISPFVGRLEDHGADGIGLLEEIRTLYDIHGFETEILAASLRNPGHVSAAALAGADAATLPADTFKALVKHPLTDKGLDAFLADWGKTGQSIL; encoded by the coding sequence ATGAAACTCTTCCTCGACACCGCCGAAGTCGCCGTCATCAAGGACCTGCTGCCGACCGGCATGGTCGACGGCGTGACCACCAATCCGAGTCTGATCGCGAAGTCCGGGCGCAACATCGCCGAGGTCATCGCTGAAATCTGCGCCCTGGTCGAGGGTCCGATTTCGGCCGAGGCCGTCGCGACCGACTATGAGACCATGGTCAAGGAGGGCGACAAGCTGGCCGCCATCGCCCCGAACGTGGTGGTGAAGCTGCCGCTGACCTGGGACGGGCTGCGGGCGGCGCGGAACTTCTCGGACAAGGGCATCAAGACCAACGTCACCCTGTGCTTCTCCGCCGCCCAGGCCATGCTGGCCGCCAAGGCGGGCGCGACCTTCATCTCGCCCTTCGTCGGGCGCCTGGAAGACCACGGTGCGGACGGGATTGGCCTGCTGGAAGAGATCCGCACCCTGTACGACATCCACGGCTTCGAAACCGAAATCCTGGCCGCCAGCCTGCGTAATCCGGGCCACGTCTCGGCCGCCGCCCTCGCCGGCGCCGACGCCGCGACCCTCCCGGCCGACACTTTCAAGGCCCTGGTCAAACACCCGTTAACCGACAAGGGGCTTGATGCCTTCCTGGCGGACTGGGGCAAGACCGGTCAGTCCATCCTTTAG
- a CDS encoding glutaminyl-peptide cyclotransferase, which translates to MRRLFLLAAALVLPTAAPAQTPASAAPPAAQAAPARAAVPVYGVEVVRTYPHDPHAFTQGLIWRNGVLYESTGRSPSTIRKVRLEDGAVLQRRELDPALFGEGLTELNGRLISLTWTTGKGYLWNPADLRLLGEFNYEGEGWGLTTDGTRLILSDGAPHLRFLDGQTLQPVGTVPVTLDGRRVGQLNELEWIDGEVWANIWQTNFIVRIDPRTGNIVGIIDLTDLLPDRTGMDPRDDVLNGIAWDAEGRRLFVTGKNWPSLFEIRLTGAR; encoded by the coding sequence ATGAGGCGGCTGTTTCTTCTCGCGGCCGCCCTTGTCCTCCCCACCGCCGCACCGGCGCAGACCCCTGCGTCGGCGGCGCCCCCGGCCGCCCAGGCGGCTCCCGCGCGTGCGGCGGTCCCGGTCTATGGCGTCGAGGTGGTACGGACCTATCCCCACGACCCCCACGCCTTCACCCAGGGCCTGATCTGGCGAAACGGCGTCCTGTACGAGAGCACGGGCCGGTCTCCCTCGACCATTCGAAAGGTTCGGCTCGAGGACGGGGCCGTCCTGCAACGCCGCGAGCTGGATCCAGCCCTCTTTGGCGAGGGCCTGACCGAACTGAACGGGCGCCTGATCAGCCTGACATGGACCACCGGCAAGGGCTATCTCTGGAACCCCGCCGACCTGCGCCTGCTGGGCGAGTTCAACTACGAGGGCGAAGGCTGGGGTCTGACCACCGACGGAACCCGGCTGATCCTGTCCGACGGCGCCCCGCATCTCCGCTTCCTGGACGGGCAGACGCTGCAGCCCGTCGGGACGGTGCCGGTCACGCTGGATGGTCGCCGCGTCGGTCAGTTGAATGAGCTGGAATGGATCGACGGAGAGGTCTGGGCCAACATCTGGCAGACCAACTTCATCGTCCGGATCGATCCGCGGACCGGAAACATCGTCGGCATCATAGACCTGACCGACCTGCTGCCTGACCGGACCGGCATGGACCCTCGCGACGATGTTCTGAACGGCATTGCATGGGACGCGGAAGGTCGCCGCCTGTTCGTGACCGGCAAGAACTGGCCCAGCCTGTTCGAGATCAGACTGACCGGAGCGCGCTGA
- a CDS encoding TerC family protein, which produces MFDFSVFFTDPTVWAALITLVVMEVVLGIDNLIFISILSNKLPPEHRQRTRRIGIGLALVMRLGLLATIGWIVGLTAPVFDLGIQGAVNSHGETSFDTAFSWRDLILIAGGLFLIWKATKEIHHATDTTPSHDLLEKDKKDVVINNVGSAIFQIILLDLVFSIDSILTAVGMTDHVVVMMIAVVVAVLTMLLAADPLAEFIDKNPTVVMLALGFLLMIGAVLIADGFGVHVPKGYIYAAMAFSAMVEGLNMLSRRSSARKAAAEQAHQDKLNKAETAEPGV; this is translated from the coding sequence ATGTTCGACTTCTCCGTCTTCTTCACCGATCCGACCGTATGGGCGGCGCTCATCACCTTGGTGGTGATGGAGGTGGTGCTGGGCATCGACAACCTCATCTTCATCTCGATCCTGTCGAACAAGCTTCCCCCCGAGCATCGTCAGCGCACCCGCCGGATCGGCATCGGCCTGGCGCTGGTCATGCGCCTTGGCCTGCTGGCCACCATCGGCTGGATCGTGGGCCTGACCGCGCCGGTCTTCGATCTGGGCATCCAGGGCGCCGTCAACAGTCATGGCGAAACCAGCTTCGACACCGCCTTCAGCTGGCGCGACCTGATCCTGATCGCCGGCGGCCTCTTCCTGATCTGGAAGGCCACCAAGGAAATCCACCACGCCACGGACACCACCCCGTCCCATGACCTTCTCGAGAAGGACAAGAAGGACGTCGTCATCAACAACGTCGGCTCCGCGATTTTCCAGATCATCCTGCTGGACCTGGTGTTCTCGATCGACTCGATCCTGACCGCCGTCGGCATGACCGACCACGTCGTCGTCATGATGATCGCCGTCGTCGTCGCCGTCCTGACCATGCTGCTGGCCGCCGACCCGCTGGCCGAGTTCATCGACAAGAACCCGACCGTGGTCATGCTGGCGCTGGGCTTCCTGCTGATGATCGGCGCGGTTCTGATCGCCGATGGTTTCGGCGTGCACGTGCCGAAGGGTTACATCTATGCAGCGATGGCGTTCTCGGCGATGGTGGAGGGCCTGAACATGCTGTCCCGTCGGTCCTCCGCGCGGAAGGCAGCCGCTGAGCAGGCCCATCAGGACAAGCTCAACAAGGCCGAGACGGCCGAACCCGGAGTGTGA
- a CDS encoding primosomal protein N', with amino-acid sequence MKVASVLIPLPVPEAFDYEVPDGVEVARGDQVAVPLGPRLIRGIVSEVRETTGSNRRLKTLDHVLDDPRLPGRTVDFVEWAARWTLSAPGEMASAALKGLRAPRPRPERRVRRVGDRLPARPTVARTAVLELLGQKSMPGPDLARAANVSSGVVKGLLDEGVLEIIEIEAVAAFDPPDPDHAPATLNPDQAAAAEAVAEAVGSLRFVPMLLDGVTGSGKTEAYLEAAARALGADPTAQILILLPEIALTQALIERISARFGTAPAEWHSGVAPPRRRQVWEAVQAGRCNIVVGARSALFLPYANLRLIIVDEEHDGSFKQEEGLVYHGRDLAVARARIEGATVVLASATPSLETLWNAHQGRYRWLKLGARHGAAVLPDIGLLDLRAAPPDPQTWLSQPLREAIGQTLARKEQTLLFLNRRGYAPVVLCRVCGHRLTAPDTDSWLVEHRYTGRLVCHLTGFSMPKPKACPSCGAEDSLVPVGPGVERVEEEVRQLFPQARTAVFSSDTVPDGKSARALIQSMAEGEIDILVATQAAAKGHNFPHLTLVGVVDADLGLRGGDLRAAERTFQLLTQATGRAGRADKPGRALLQTWTPEHPVLMALAAGDRDAFVDAEMAEREAASLPPYGRLAALILSGENAQAVEKVARDLAEAIPNAERLEVYGPADAPLALVRGRRRKRLLVRADRDVDLQGFLRVWLSRVKVPASVRLNVDVDPYSFL; translated from the coding sequence GTGAAAGTCGCATCCGTCCTGATTCCTCTGCCGGTGCCTGAAGCCTTCGACTACGAAGTTCCCGACGGAGTCGAGGTCGCGCGCGGCGATCAGGTCGCCGTGCCGCTGGGACCGCGCCTGATCCGGGGCATCGTATCGGAGGTGCGCGAGACGACCGGCTCGAACCGGCGACTGAAGACGCTGGATCACGTCCTGGACGATCCGCGCCTGCCCGGGCGCACTGTCGATTTCGTTGAATGGGCCGCGCGCTGGACGCTGAGCGCGCCGGGCGAGATGGCGTCGGCGGCGCTGAAGGGGTTGCGGGCGCCGCGTCCGCGGCCTGAGCGCCGGGTACGCCGGGTGGGCGATCGTCTGCCCGCCAGACCGACTGTCGCCCGGACCGCGGTGTTGGAGCTTCTGGGTCAAAAGTCCATGCCGGGCCCCGATCTGGCCCGCGCCGCCAATGTATCGTCCGGCGTGGTGAAAGGCCTTCTGGATGAGGGGGTGCTGGAGATCATCGAGATCGAGGCCGTCGCGGCTTTCGATCCTCCCGATCCGGATCATGCGCCCGCGACCCTTAACCCGGATCAGGCCGCCGCCGCCGAAGCCGTCGCAGAGGCGGTCGGCTCACTCCGCTTCGTACCGATGCTGCTGGACGGGGTCACAGGGTCCGGCAAGACCGAGGCCTATCTGGAGGCCGCCGCCCGCGCGCTGGGAGCGGATCCCACCGCCCAGATTCTGATCCTGCTGCCCGAGATCGCCCTGACGCAGGCCCTGATCGAGCGGATCAGCGCTCGCTTCGGGACCGCGCCCGCCGAATGGCATTCGGGGGTGGCGCCGCCGCGCCGACGTCAGGTCTGGGAGGCCGTTCAGGCGGGGCGCTGCAATATCGTGGTCGGCGCGCGTTCGGCCCTGTTCCTGCCCTATGCCAATTTGCGCCTGATCATTGTTGATGAGGAGCACGACGGCTCGTTCAAGCAGGAGGAGGGGCTGGTCTACCATGGCCGGGACCTCGCCGTGGCCCGCGCCCGGATCGAGGGCGCGACAGTGGTGCTGGCCTCGGCGACGCCGTCGCTGGAGACGCTTTGGAACGCTCATCAGGGCCGGTATCGCTGGCTGAAGCTGGGCGCGCGCCACGGCGCGGCGGTGTTGCCGGATATCGGGTTGCTGGATTTGCGGGCCGCGCCGCCGGACCCCCAGACCTGGCTGTCCCAGCCCCTGCGTGAGGCGATCGGCCAGACGCTGGCGCGCAAGGAGCAGACGCTGCTGTTCCTCAACCGGCGCGGCTATGCTCCCGTGGTCCTTTGCCGCGTCTGCGGCCACCGCCTGACCGCGCCCGACACCGACAGTTGGCTGGTCGAGCATCGCTACACCGGACGGCTGGTCTGCCACCTGACGGGCTTCTCCATGCCCAAGCCGAAGGCCTGTCCATCCTGCGGCGCCGAGGACAGCCTCGTGCCGGTCGGGCCGGGTGTGGAGCGGGTCGAGGAAGAGGTGCGCCAGTTGTTCCCGCAGGCCCGGACCGCCGTGTTCAGCTCGGACACTGTCCCGGACGGCAAGTCCGCCCGCGCCCTGATCCAGTCGATGGCGGAGGGGGAGATCGATATCCTGGTCGCCACCCAGGCGGCGGCGAAGGGGCATAACTTCCCCCATCTGACGCTGGTCGGGGTGGTGGATGCCGATCTCGGTTTGCGCGGCGGTGATCTGCGGGCGGCCGAGCGGACGTTTCAACTGTTGACGCAGGCGACGGGCCGGGCCGGGCGGGCAGACAAACCCGGGCGGGCGCTTCTACAGACCTGGACGCCTGAACATCCGGTGCTGATGGCTCTGGCGGCCGGTGACCGGGACGCCTTCGTTGACGCCGAGATGGCCGAGCGCGAGGCGGCTTCCCTGCCGCCTTACGGTCGGCTGGCCGCCCTGATCCTGTCCGGCGAGAACGCGCAAGCAGTCGAGAAGGTCGCCCGCGATCTTGCCGAGGCCATTCCCAACGCCGAGCGGCTGGAAGTTTATGGCCCCGCCGACGCGCCGCTGGCCCTGGTCCGGGGGCGTCGCCGCAAGCGCCTGCTGGTGCGCGCCGACCGGGACGTGGACCTGCAGGGCTTCCTGCGCGTCTGGCTCAGTCGGGTGAAGGTGCCGGCCTCGGTGCGTCTGAACGTGGACGTGGATCCGTATTCATTCCTTTAG
- the lpdA gene encoding dihydrolipoyl dehydrogenase: MAEAASPSTAYDVVIIGGGPGGYNAAIRAGQLGLKVACVEMRDTLGGTCLNVGCMPSKALLHASELFEVATKEFSTLGIEVGEAKVNLPQMMKQKADSVGALTKGIEFLFKKNKADWIKGKGKITGPGAVEVTAADGTVTRLTAKDIVIATGSEPTPLPGVDFVEGKVIDSTGALSLPAVPKHLIVVGAGVIGLELGSVWRRLGAQVTVVEFLDKVGAGMDAEVATAFQRGLTKQGMTFRMGTKVTAAKTGKDGVELTLEPAAGGAAETLKGDVVLVAIGRRPYTAGLGLETVGIETDKRGFLANDHLKTGKAGVWVIGDVTTGPMLAHKAEEEAVAVIEYIAGKAGHVDYDLVPSVIYTGPEVAWVGKTEEQLKAAGVAFKKGKFPFTANSRAKINHETEGFAKVLADAATDKILGVHIYGPQAGELIGEACVAMAFGGAAEDIARICHAHPTRSEAVKQAAMGVDNWTMQA; the protein is encoded by the coding sequence ATGGCCGAAGCCGCTTCCCCCAGCACCGCGTATGACGTCGTCATCATCGGGGGCGGGCCGGGCGGCTACAACGCCGCGATCCGCGCGGGTCAGTTGGGTCTGAAGGTGGCCTGTGTCGAGATGCGCGACACCCTCGGCGGCACCTGCCTGAATGTCGGCTGCATGCCGTCGAAGGCCCTGCTGCATGCTTCGGAACTGTTTGAGGTCGCGACCAAGGAGTTCTCGACCCTCGGCATCGAGGTGGGCGAGGCCAAGGTCAACCTGCCGCAAATGATGAAGCAGAAGGCCGACAGTGTCGGCGCCCTGACCAAGGGCATCGAGTTCCTGTTCAAGAAAAACAAGGCCGACTGGATCAAGGGCAAGGGAAAGATCACCGGCCCCGGCGCGGTTGAAGTCACCGCCGCCGACGGAACGGTGACCCGGCTGACCGCCAAGGACATCGTCATCGCCACCGGTTCGGAGCCGACCCCGCTGCCGGGCGTCGACTTCGTCGAAGGCAAGGTCATCGACTCGACCGGCGCCCTGTCGCTGCCGGCCGTGCCGAAGCACCTGATCGTGGTCGGAGCGGGCGTGATCGGCCTCGAGCTCGGCTCGGTCTGGCGTCGTCTGGGCGCCCAGGTCACCGTGGTCGAGTTCCTGGACAAGGTCGGCGCAGGCATGGACGCCGAGGTCGCCACCGCCTTCCAGCGCGGCCTGACCAAGCAGGGCATGACCTTCAGGATGGGCACCAAGGTCACCGCCGCGAAGACGGGCAAGGACGGCGTCGAGCTGACGCTGGAGCCTGCCGCCGGCGGCGCCGCCGAAACCCTGAAGGGCGACGTGGTTCTCGTCGCCATCGGCCGCCGGCCCTACACGGCTGGTCTGGGTCTGGAGACGGTCGGCATCGAGACCGACAAGCGCGGCTTCCTGGCCAACGATCATCTGAAGACGGGCAAGGCCGGCGTCTGGGTGATCGGCGACGTCACGACCGGCCCGATGCTGGCGCACAAGGCGGAAGAAGAAGCCGTCGCCGTCATTGAATACATCGCCGGCAAGGCGGGTCACGTCGACTACGATCTGGTCCCCAGCGTCATCTACACCGGCCCGGAAGTGGCCTGGGTCGGCAAGACCGAGGAGCAGCTGAAGGCGGCGGGCGTCGCATTCAAGAAGGGCAAATTCCCCTTCACCGCCAACAGCCGGGCCAAGATCAATCACGAGACCGAAGGCTTCGCCAAGGTTCTGGCTGACGCCGCGACCGACAAGATTCTGGGTGTCCACATCTATGGCCCGCAGGCCGGCGAACTGATCGGTGAAGCCTGTGTGGCCATGGCCTTCGGCGGCGCGGCGGAAGACATCGCCCGCATCTGTCATGCGCACCCGACCCGTTCGGAAGCCGTCAAACAGGCGGCCATGGGCGTCGACAACTGGACCATGCAGGCCTGA
- a CDS encoding ATP-binding protein — MFLEGQINWMWVLGAVAVVGWLVGLIALGFAFKKRGQHVDASGQLDLVQRVAEDSQKRLFETLNAIPVALVETDKQGKFVFANRAAHQLLGRRDAELIGLRFHSATWGITFPDGRPVPPDLLPSARALRGQTVKGFHHMMSNPATRRKMLVSVTAMPIENELGQITGSTAAIVETEGLQTPEVLVPETVVIESDLTRRVFDAASSALVVVAANGVVREANRTALLVLGRDVAEGDFADLFLAEDERVEARQALRAALSAPSGEADAFTSRNGAPEGIRWSMLPLTDANGQVDALLLAGERAEPVVEDVPVEPSVEAPVETIVFSPLPETIIESEPSAPAISEEEVQTLREQAEAARLQAEEALTAAAVAREDAETARAIARKAREDAEAELQGGRRMESVGRLTGGLAHDFNALLGVMTGALDMMLRQADDPARVRRLGQAALAAGQRGEQLTRRLTAFSQGDDAPVFQTLDAGVLLRGMETRLRAMAGPDIDLMIEGPSGDAPARLDPVAFEGAVRALTQNAVEAVGAKGSVAVRLEALLEGGLRLSVRDTGPGMDRDLAARAVEPFFTTREGAAGLGLSQAYAFARQSGGVLSIDDVPDGGAEVSITLPQPVLQPEGQSA; from the coding sequence ATGTTTCTCGAAGGCCAGATCAATTGGATGTGGGTGCTGGGCGCTGTTGCGGTGGTCGGCTGGCTCGTCGGGCTGATCGCTCTGGGGTTCGCCTTCAAGAAGCGGGGTCAGCATGTCGACGCCTCGGGCCAGCTGGATCTGGTCCAGCGCGTGGCGGAGGATTCCCAGAAGCGGCTGTTCGAGACCCTGAACGCCATCCCCGTCGCTCTGGTCGAGACCGACAAGCAGGGCAAATTTGTCTTCGCCAACCGCGCCGCGCACCAGCTGCTCGGGCGTCGCGACGCAGAACTGATCGGCCTTCGCTTCCATTCGGCGACCTGGGGGATCACCTTCCCGGACGGGCGTCCGGTGCCGCCGGACCTCCTGCCCAGCGCTCGCGCCCTGCGGGGCCAGACGGTCAAGGGCTTCCACCACATGATGTCCAACCCCGCGACCCGTCGGAAGATGCTTGTCTCGGTGACCGCCATGCCGATCGAGAATGAACTGGGCCAGATCACCGGCTCCACCGCAGCCATTGTCGAGACCGAAGGGCTGCAGACGCCGGAAGTCCTCGTGCCGGAAACGGTGGTGATTGAAAGCGATCTGACCCGCCGGGTCTTTGACGCCGCTTCCAGCGCCCTCGTGGTGGTCGCCGCCAACGGTGTTGTGCGCGAGGCCAACCGCACCGCCCTGCTGGTGCTGGGCCGGGATGTCGCCGAAGGCGATTTCGCGGACCTGTTCCTGGCGGAGGACGAGCGCGTGGAAGCTCGTCAGGCCCTGCGCGCGGCTCTGTCGGCCCCCTCCGGTGAGGCGGACGCCTTCACGTCCCGAAATGGGGCGCCGGAGGGTATTCGCTGGTCGATGCTGCCGCTGACGGATGCGAACGGTCAGGTCGACGCCCTGCTGCTGGCCGGCGAACGCGCCGAGCCGGTGGTCGAGGACGTTCCGGTCGAGCCGTCTGTCGAGGCGCCGGTCGAGACCATCGTCTTCAGCCCGCTGCCCGAGACGATCATCGAGAGCGAGCCGAGCGCGCCCGCGATCTCCGAGGAAGAAGTCCAGACCCTGCGCGAGCAAGCCGAGGCCGCTCGCTTGCAGGCCGAGGAAGCCCTGACCGCCGCGGCGGTCGCGCGCGAGGACGCCGAGACCGCCCGCGCCATCGCGCGCAAGGCCAGGGAGGACGCCGAGGCCGAGCTTCAGGGCGGACGCCGCATGGAGAGCGTCGGCCGTCTGACCGGCGGTCTGGCGCATGATTTCAACGCCCTGCTGGGCGTCATGACCGGTGCGCTCGATATGATGCTGCGTCAGGCGGATGACCCCGCCCGCGTGCGTCGTCTGGGGCAGGCCGCACTGGCCGCCGGTCAGCGCGGCGAGCAATTGACCCGTCGTCTGACCGCCTTCTCGCAGGGCGACGACGCGCCGGTGTTCCAGACCTTGGACGCCGGAGTTCTGCTGCGCGGAATGGAGACCCGACTTCGCGCCATGGCTGGGCCGGATATTGATCTGATGATCGAGGGGCCGTCGGGAGATGCGCCCGCCCGGCTGGATCCGGTCGCCTTCGAAGGCGCGGTGCGCGCGCTGACCCAGAACGCGGTCGAGGCGGTGGGCGCCAAGGGCTCGGTCGCGGTGCGTCTGGAGGCCCTGCTTGAAGGCGGTCTTCGTCTGAGTGTCCGGGACACCGGACCGGGCATGGATCGCGATCTGGCGGCCCGCGCGGTCGAGCCGTTCTTCACCACGCGTGAGGGCGCAGCGGGGCTGGGCCTGTCACAGGCCTATGCTTTCGCGCGCCAGTCGGGCGGCGTCCTGTCCATCGACGACGTGCCGGACGGCGGCGCCGAGGTGTCCATCACCCTGCCTCAACCGGTGCTCCAGCCCGAAGGCCAGAGCGCCTGA
- a CDS encoding DUF484 family protein translates to MSVSPDLFSKQDELHWPDVRVWLQAHAQTLLDDRSLLEEIGLKPHGRNVVEFGRAALTKLEEAVEREADARKRIEAVARANFAAQTQTHVAALDLMESRNPSDLARRLDAVAQGRFGLAGAAIAMEKPGGVPFGWKALDAGGVDGLLGEHGLTWLGPNFDGLNLFGATDGEVKSVALIRMAPHFPGDDTPGRHAVCAFGSPEEDGFTPTMGCELVAFIARVVERTAERWPILN, encoded by the coding sequence GTGAGCGTTTCGCCTGACCTCTTTTCGAAGCAAGACGAGCTTCACTGGCCGGACGTCCGCGTCTGGCTTCAGGCGCACGCCCAGACCCTGCTGGACGATCGCTCCCTGCTGGAAGAGATCGGGCTGAAGCCGCACGGGCGCAATGTGGTCGAGTTCGGCCGCGCCGCCCTGACCAAGCTGGAAGAAGCCGTTGAGCGCGAAGCCGACGCCCGCAAGCGGATCGAGGCCGTCGCCCGCGCCAATTTCGCCGCCCAAACCCAGACCCATGTTGCGGCTCTGGACCTGATGGAGTCCCGCAATCCTTCCGATCTGGCCCGCCGCCTGGACGCAGTGGCGCAGGGACGGTTCGGCCTTGCCGGCGCGGCCATCGCCATGGAGAAGCCCGGCGGCGTTCCGTTCGGCTGGAAAGCGCTGGACGCGGGCGGCGTCGATGGCCTGCTGGGCGAGCATGGCCTGACCTGGCTGGGCCCGAATTTCGATGGGCTGAATCTGTTCGGCGCGACGGACGGAGAGGTAAAGTCGGTCGCCCTCATCCGCATGGCCCCGCACTTCCCCGGCGACGACACCCCCGGCCGCCACGCCGTCTGCGCCTTCGGATCACCTGAAGAAGACGGGTTCACCCCGACCATGGGCTGCGAACTGGTGGCCTTCATCGCCCGGGTGGTCGAGCGCACGGCCGAACGATGGCCCATTCTGAACTAA
- a CDS encoding tyrosine recombinase XerC encodes MAHSELTADEALAAWLEHLAHERRLSPRTLEAYGHIGRLYLAFLERHRGEPQRLKGLGAITAAEVRAHLAERRSGDHPLNARSISQTLSAIRAFHGFLDRRLDTPAPQLALVHGPKVKPSLPRPISEDQARGLLEESEADPDMEPWEAARDRAVLTLLYGCGLRISEGLSLIRADAPLPETLRITGKGGKTRMAPVLPAVREAVDAYLALQPHPLEPSDALFRAKRGGPLGPRQVQAAMQRLRGRLGLPASATPHALRHSFATHLLGAGADLRSIQQLLGHASLSTTQKYTAVDAAYLLDVYAAAHPRA; translated from the coding sequence ATGGCCCATTCTGAACTAACGGCTGACGAGGCGCTCGCCGCCTGGCTGGAGCATCTGGCGCACGAGCGGCGCCTGTCACCCCGCACGCTGGAAGCTTACGGCCACATCGGGCGGCTCTATCTGGCTTTCCTTGAGCGCCATCGGGGCGAGCCCCAGCGGCTTAAGGGCCTCGGCGCGATCACGGCTGCGGAAGTGCGCGCCCATCTGGCCGAGCGTCGCTCGGGCGACCACCCCCTGAACGCGCGCTCGATCAGCCAGACCCTGTCCGCCATACGCGCCTTTCACGGCTTCCTGGACCGGAGACTGGACACGCCTGCGCCTCAACTGGCTCTGGTGCACGGACCGAAGGTGAAGCCTTCCCTGCCCCGCCCGATCAGCGAGGATCAGGCGCGCGGCCTGCTGGAGGAAAGCGAGGCCGATCCGGATATGGAGCCTTGGGAAGCGGCGCGGGACCGGGCCGTTCTGACCCTGCTGTACGGCTGCGGTCTGCGGATTTCCGAGGGCCTGTCGCTGATCCGGGCCGACGCTCCCTTGCCCGAAACCCTGCGGATCACCGGCAAGGGCGGCAAGACGCGGATGGCGCCGGTCCTGCCCGCCGTGCGCGAGGCGGTTGACGCCTATCTCGCGCTTCAACCCCACCCCCTTGAGCCGTCGGACGCCCTGTTCCGGGCGAAGCGCGGCGGACCGCTGGGACCGCGTCAGGTGCAGGCGGCCATGCAGCGCCTGCGCGGGCGGCTGGGTTTGCCCGCCAGCGCCACGCCCCACGCCCTGCGCCACAGCTTCGCGACCCACCTGCTGGGCGCGGGCGCCGACTTGCGCTCGATCCAGCAACTGCTGGGCCACGCCAGCCTGTCGACGACGCAGAAATACACCGCCGTCGATGCCGCCTACCTGCTGGACGTCTATGCGGCGGCGCATCCGAGGGCGTGA